The DNA segment ATAATAACTCCTTGTTCATTTTCATTTTCTGATTTTACATAATATTGGGAAGAGGTAACAATAGTATCTTCTCCTAATATTTTTTTGATATACCAAACACTCTCTAAAATTCTCTCTGTTGCAAGTCCAATAAAGAGATACTCTTTAACTTTTTTATTTAGTGCTTCTTCTTGGTTTTTAATATCATTTTCTATACTTTTATAGATAATAGAGTCATTTTCAGAGATAAGAGGCACTATTTCAAATCTATTTGCATTTCTATTGTCCAGTAAAAATTTATCCATCTCCTCTTTGCACTCTTTAATTGGAAAAGAGATTTTTCCACTTTTAAATTCATAGCAGTTATAGGTTGCATAATTTTTTGAATCATAGAGTTCTTTAAAGCTTAATCTATTTTTTGTCTCTTTTGTATAGACTGGTTCCTCTTTTTTTGTCTCTTTGTTAAATATATATATGGCAATAAAAATTAAAATGGCAGTGATACTTAATAAAACCAATAAAATCTTATTGTTTTCACTTTTTTTTATATGTTTAAAACTATTTAAAGTAGCTCTTTTAGCACTTCCTTTTTCAAATAATGCTCTTGTTTTGCTAGCTTTTTGAATCTTTTGTTTTAACTGTTCTTGTAGTTGTTCTTGGCTTAAGTTCGCACTTCCCATAGCATTTTTTAGTTCATCTATTTTGTTATCTTCCAAAATTTACCTTAGTTTTTATATTTTATAAATAGATATAAATAGTTAATAAAATGATAGCTAAAAAGTATGGATAGTATGATTAATTATTAGGTTTAGAAGATAGAGTTTTCTCTATCTTCTTTATTAAAAACTGTAGTTTAGTTTTAACCAAAGTTCATCTGTTCTGTTATCTGCAATTTTTTCATCAAGTGAAAAATATACTAAATTTGCAGTTACATTTTTTAGTTGAGGAATTTTATATAATAGTGCTCCTCCATAACCTTTATAATCAGCTTTATTCCCATAGTCATCATCTCTGTCTGCTGTTACATATTTAAGTTGTCCTGTTAAACCTTGAACACCTGCTTTTGCAAAATTATATTTTAAAGTATAACTATAACTATCTGTTCCTGCTTGACTTGCATAAACATAAGGACCTCTAATTAATGGGAAAGTATATGTTAAAGCTCCAAGTCCCATCCCTAAAATAGCTCTATCGCTATCACTAACTGTTGAATATGCTACATCAAAACCAAAACCAGCAAATCCAGAAGCAGATAGTCTAATTTCGCTAATATCTCCTTCCCAGTTTAATGAATCAAGTTTTTCCCCTGTTTGAGATTTTCTATATCTTAAATCAATTCCAAATTTATAATCACCAACAGGAATAGAGTAGTTTAATTCACTGTAGTAGATAGATAAATCATCACTAGCAGTTGGAGATGAACTATTATTTCCTAGATCTTGAATATTTAAGTATTGCCCTGTAATTTGAAGATTATCAATTGATCTATTTTTAAATCCAAAAGCATATGCTCCATCAAATTCATAACCATAAGAGCCAGCACCACCTAAAACAACTTTTTTTCTAAATTTAGGAGCATCTCCTATTCCATCACCAGATACATTTGAAGTCCTTCCTTGGAATTTTTGTATAAAGTGTGCAAACAAATCTGTATCTTTAAAAGATTTATTCATAAGACTTACACCCTCAAATGATTCTCTATTTATCCTTGCAAAGTTACCATTGATAAGAGGGCTTACAATATATTGTCTACCAGCTTTTATATCAAAACCATTTGCTGTATAATCAATAAATGCTTCTGAAAGTACTGAACCAGAAGCATACTCTTCATTAACATACATAGATTTTGCATCATCACTTGCAAAAGGTGTTGCATTTGCTTGAAATGTTGCTCCAAACTTAAAATTATAGTAAGAGTCAGTAAGATAACCTAATTCAAGGGCAGTATTAAAAATACTACTGCCAGTTTTATTTCCTGCATTATCAATATCTTTATCCCAATACCATACTTTTAATTGACCTTTAACACTACCATTTTTAAATGCATCGGTAATATTATCAGCAGCTAATGCATTTGTACAACAGCCAAGTACAAATGCAACAAGACTTAATTTAATTAATTTCATATTATCTCCTTTTATATGATTTAATAAAATTTTATTACCAAGTTTTAATGCAAACATAACATTTATTTTAAACTTTGCTTAAATTTATAAATTAAAGAAATAGAATAGCCAGCATTATGCTGGCTATAAAATTTTTAAAATTAGGAGAAACAGCCAGCCAAAAAGGCTGACTGAAAATAATTAGCTAGGAGAGAAGAAGAGATTATTTTGAAAGAGCTTTTTGAATGCTAAATGGCATACCTTGGTATCCAGCACCTGTACCTTTAAATTTGATTTTTACAGAAGGCTCTTTTTTACCCCATTCAAATTCATCAATTTCTGGTTGAGGTGCCCCTAAAGCTCTACCTGCTTTAAAATCGTATTCACCCATACCAGCAGTTGCAGAGTAAACCATTACAGAATCTTTATCTGTTTGATACTCAGTTAATGAAGTAACTGGTGAATACCAATCAATACCTCTATCTTTTCCATATTCCCAAAGTTGTTGGATAGTCATTTTTTTCTGATCTATTTTATAAATAACAGCTCTTGAGTATTTCATACTTGCCATTGCAGGTTGTTCAATTCCTCTACCATCACCATTATCAAATACAGATAGATATACAACATCTTTATTAGATTTACTATCAATTACAAAAGCTGTATGTTGTGTCCAAGTCCAGTCAAAGTCACCATCACCTGTGTATCCAGGACATTTACTTGTTTCATCTTCACAAACAATTTTGTTACCTTTTGCATCAACAGGTTGAAGTAATTTATCTTGATATTGTTTTTTCCAACCTTTTGCAGCACCTAAAATCCATTTAACTTGTTTATCTCTACCGATTTTAATTACAGCAGATTGGTGTCTTGAACTAATAACAATACTATCATCATTGTAGTCATAATCAACACTATTAACGTGTGCCCAGTTTCTACCAGGACCTGAACCTACAATATCCCCAAAGTTGTCAGATTTATCAAGTTTTGCTAACTCTTCAGATGATAAAGTCGCTCCTGCATGGTCAGCATCCATATTTAAACAAACGGCACCTTGGTCAAGAGCTTTTAAAACTACATCTCTATATGGATCTAAGATATCAAATAGTTTCCAATCATCAAATACTTTACCATTTTCATCTACTTCAACAATTACATCTCTTACTGTTCTAACATTTTTGCCATCAGCTCTTTTTAAATCAGCTGATCCAACTCTCATTAGAAAGTGTCCATTATTTAAAGTATCTAAAGAGTGAGAAAAGTCATTATATGCTAAAGGGATTCTTCTATTAAATACTTTTCTTCCCATAATGTCATATTTTGCATATCTTTGACCATATCCCCAAGATAGTGCACCATCATTATTTTGTTTAAATCCCATCATAATACCAGTATTATAAATGTCATCATAATTAATTAATTTTTCAGCATTTAAATACCATCTAACTTCACCATGGGTATCTACAATAAAGGCATTAGAGAAGTAGTTCCACTCTAAAGCACCACCTGATGGATTGTTCCATACAACTTTTGAACTTTTACCACCAGCTTTACCTTGAATATTATTAAGAAGATATAGTCTATCTTTAAATTTATTATCAACTTTTTCTACAGTAACACTTGAATATGGAAGTCCTCCTTGTTTAATTCCGTTTCCTGTTTGAAATACTGGTGGTGCATAAATTGTATATGTTTCAGTAAATTTTTCACTTTTAGTACCCAGGATTCTTGTATATGAAACTTCAACTGAGTTTTTATAATCTGGATATAGACCGAATACTGGGATACCTGCATAAAGTTTTGTATTTTCATTATTTACATCATACTCTACTGTTTGTCCACCTTTTTTAGGTACAATTTTTACATGTGCATCTTTAACTTTATACCCTCCATCTGTAATTACAGCTGTTAATGGAGCATATCCATAGGGATCCATCATAACATAGCCTAATTTCCCTGGGATTTGATAGTCGAGTTTTGGACCACTAGGCCCTCCTAAAGCCAATGAAACAGTTGGTGTAACTGCTAAAACAGCACTTGCAACAAGTACTGATGTTAAAATTTTTTTAACTTTCATAAGAAACTCCTTTATTTATAAAGTTTAGACTAAACAAAGTCTAAATCTATAAATAAAAGTATATAAGTGGGTGCTAACAGCAGAATAACTTGAATATTAAATATTCCTTAAATTATAGGTTTGTTTTTAGAATGTAGCCTTGACTTTGAATATTTTCTATAGAGACAGAAGGAAGTTGATGTTTTATTCTTAAAATTGCATTGTGAAGAGTACTTTTATTTATGCTTTCACAATCATATACATAGTTTTCAATCATATCGTAAGATACCAAGTTCCCTAAGTTATAGCATAGAAGCCAAAAAATTTTGTGATTATTAAATGATAGAAAAATAAGTTTGCCATTTAAGTAGATATACTCATTTTGGTAATCTATTTCAACTACTTCACTAATCTTTTCAATATTTGATTTAAGTCTCCCTTGTGCAATTAAAAGTGAAGTTTGAAGCTCTTCAATTTCAAGTGGTTTTCTTAAAAAGCTAAAGACTCCTCCTTTTATACTATTTATTAAATTTTCATCTGTATCATACGAGGTCATAACTATAAATATCTGTTTTGGTTTTAATCTTCTAATCTCTTCAATCATATCAAAACCATTAATTCCTGGCATATGAATATCAGTTACTACAATATCTACTTGCTCTTTTTTAAACTTTTCAAGTCCAATTAAACCATCAGGAGCCTCATAATAATTTTTACAATATGATGAGATTGCTTGTTTTATAGCAATTCTTGCGAGTTCATCATCTTCAACTACCAAAATAGATAGTTTATTTAATAAATTTAAAGTATTTTTATTCATCGTTGTCTCTTTCTAAATCTTTTTTAAAATTGAAAGTAAAAACTGTTGGATTATAATTTTTTTCAAGAATAATATCTCCTTTTAGTTTTTCTTGGGCAAGTTTCTTTGCAAAAAAGAGACCAATTCCACTTCCAAGGTTTTTTTTACTTTTCCCTTCATGGTCAGAGAAGAGTTTTTTTATATCTTGGTTACTTATTCCTCCACCCCAATCAATAATCTTAATAAAAACCATATCTTCTCTCTCTTCTACTTCAATTTTTATTACTCTTTTTTTAATAAGTTTTTCATCTAAAGCATCTTTTGAGT comes from the Halarcobacter ebronensis genome and includes:
- a CDS encoding OprD family outer membrane porin, with the translated sequence MKLIKLSLVAFVLGCCTNALAADNITDAFKNGSVKGQLKVWYWDKDIDNAGNKTGSSIFNTALELGYLTDSYYNFKFGATFQANATPFASDDAKSMYVNEEYASGSVLSEAFIDYTANGFDIKAGRQYIVSPLINGNFARINRESFEGVSLMNKSFKDTDLFAHFIQKFQGRTSNVSGDGIGDAPKFRKKVVLGGAGSYGYEFDGAYAFGFKNRSIDNLQITGQYLNIQDLGNNSSSPTASDDLSIYYSELNYSIPVGDYKFGIDLRYRKSQTGEKLDSLNWEGDISEIRLSASGFAGFGFDVAYSTVSDSDRAILGMGLGALTYTFPLIRGPYVYASQAGTDSYSYTLKYNFAKAGVQGLTGQLKYVTADRDDDYGNKADYKGYGGALLYKIPQLKNVTANLVYFSLDEKIADNRTDELWLKLNYSF
- a CDS encoding aryl-sulfate sulfotransferase, whose amino-acid sequence is MKVKKILTSVLVASAVLAVTPTVSLALGGPSGPKLDYQIPGKLGYVMMDPYGYAPLTAVITDGGYKVKDAHVKIVPKKGGQTVEYDVNNENTKLYAGIPVFGLYPDYKNSVEVSYTRILGTKSEKFTETYTIYAPPVFQTGNGIKQGGLPYSSVTVEKVDNKFKDRLYLLNNIQGKAGGKSSKVVWNNPSGGALEWNYFSNAFIVDTHGEVRWYLNAEKLINYDDIYNTGIMMGFKQNNDGALSWGYGQRYAKYDIMGRKVFNRRIPLAYNDFSHSLDTLNNGHFLMRVGSADLKRADGKNVRTVRDVIVEVDENGKVFDDWKLFDILDPYRDVVLKALDQGAVCLNMDADHAGATLSSEELAKLDKSDNFGDIVGSGPGRNWAHVNSVDYDYNDDSIVISSRHQSAVIKIGRDKQVKWILGAAKGWKKQYQDKLLQPVDAKGNKIVCEDETSKCPGYTGDGDFDWTWTQHTAFVIDSKSNKDVVYLSVFDNGDGRGIEQPAMASMKYSRAVIYKIDQKKMTIQQLWEYGKDRGIDWYSPVTSLTEYQTDKDSVMVYSATAGMGEYDFKAGRALGAPQPEIDEFEWGKKEPSVKIKFKGTGAGYQGMPFSIQKALSK
- a CDS encoding response regulator transcription factor; the encoded protein is MNKNTLNLLNKLSILVVEDDELARIAIKQAISSYCKNYYEAPDGLIGLEKFKKEQVDIVVTDIHMPGINGFDMIEEIRRLKPKQIFIVMTSYDTDENLINSIKGGVFSFLRKPLEIEELQTSLLIAQGRLKSNIEKISEVVEIDYQNEYIYLNGKLIFLSFNNHKIFWLLCYNLGNLVSYDMIENYVYDCESINKSTLHNAILRIKHQLPSVSIENIQSQGYILKTNL